DNA from Thermococcus sp. LS1:
CTCGGCGTGCACCGGAACCGGGTAGTGCACGCCCTTTTCGCTCAGCTCCTTGCTCCACTCAAAGACTTTCCTCGGGCACATTTCAACACAGATGCCACAGCCCTTGCACAGAAAAGTATCGACATCGATTTCCACAACACCCTCGGCCCTTCCAACCACAAGGTAGCCATTCCTTTCAACCACGGTTTTCCCTTCGACGTTTGCCATAATCATCACCCGCGATTTGTTAAACCCGTTTACGTATGTAAACATTTAAAGCTTTCGTGGGTGTGCATCTCTGCTCATCAAAGAAGCCCGGCAGACATTAAAAAGGAGGCGAAAAGAGAGCATAAAAAGTATTTCAAAAACGAAATCCCTTCACCACGTCATCAGCTGCCAGTCGAGGAGACCGTTCTCGACTATATATTCCCATCTCTCCCTGCACTCGGGCTTGAGGTTCTCGATGTATTTGAGATCCTGCGTTGCGGAGAACTTCTTTATCGCTCTGCCTATCTGCCTGTCGTAGTCGGTGAGGCAGTTGTGGGGGCCACGTCTTGAACCCGCTCCAACAGGGTCGCTCAGGATTCTCTTGTCCGGGAAGCGCTTCTTTGCCCACAGGAGTATCTCTACCGCACTCCAGAGCCAGGGCGGACGGTATTCACCCTTCTCCCAGAGTCTCTCGTAGAGCGTCCCTTTCTGGATGTCCGTGATATTTATGGAGAAGGTGTCCGTGTAGGGCTCGGCTTTTATGATGCTCGCCTTGACATCCTCTATGCCGTCGCGCTCACCAAGGAAGATTGGCTTCAGGAGGAGGTACGTTTTCACCTTCGCACCCGCTTCGTGTGTTATCTCTGCAGCCTTAACGAAGTCGTCGAAGGTGTTGCCTTTGTTTATTGAAACGTCGGCTATATCATCGTTGGAGGTTTCAAGCCCTATGGCTACCTCAAAATGCTTGTCTGGAACTATCTCTGCGAGCTCTTTAACTGCGTCGTAGCGGACAAGCTCGCTCCTGCTCTCTATCACAATCTCCTCTACATTCTCCATTCCAGCAAGAATCTCGAAGATTTTTCTCCTC
Protein-coding regions in this window:
- a CDS encoding archaeosine biosynthesis radical SAM protein RaSEA; this encodes MTYWTSEDNVAGKPGTALFIILPTIGCYRFRIGQACYMCAYPTAAPKVRWSQDAIVDYVREALKKVEGRERVAVRMFTSGSFLDNGELKPETRRKIFEILAGMENVEEIVIESRSELVRYDAVKELAEIVPDKHFEVAIGLETSNDDIADVSINKGNTFDDFVKAAEITHEAGAKVKTYLLLKPIFLGERDGIEDVKASIIKAEPYTDTFSINITDIQKGTLYERLWEKGEYRPPWLWSAVEILLWAKKRFPDKRILSDPVGAGSRRGPHNCLTDYDRQIGRAIKKFSATQDLKYIENLKPECRERWEYIVENGLLDWQLMTW
- a CDS encoding 2-oxoglutarate ferredoxin oxidoreductase subunit delta — protein: MANVEGKTVVERNGYLVVGRAEGVVEIDVDTFLCKGCGICVEMCPRKVFEWSKELSEKGVHYPVPVHAEKCVKCKLCELLCPDFAIAVRW